TCCCTCAGGTCTTTTTAAAAGAGTTAAAGCTCTCAATAAGGAGGACTTTCCGGCTCCGGAAAGTCCTATTATCCCAACGATTTCGCCTTTTTTTATATTAAAATTAATATCTTTTAAAATGTAATTTAATCCATCATATGTAAGATTCAAGTTTTTAACTTCAAGCAAAACATTCACACTCCTTAAAATACTGGAACAACAGCCCCATTATATTTTTCTAATATAAACTCCTTTACCTTCTGACTTTGCAATAATTCAATTAACTTTTTTAATTGTTTATTATTTTTATTTTTTTCTTTTACTGCAATAATATTTGCATATGGTGAATTTGCATCTTCAATAAAAATAGCATCCTGCAAAGGATTTAAACCATTTTCAATAGCATAATTTGTATTAATAACTGCACCAACAACAGTATTATCTTCTTTGTAAGTTCTTGGAAGATATGCAGCGTCCAATTCTACAAAATTTAAATTATATTTATTATCTTTAATATCCGTTATTGTTACTTTCAATGAATTTGTTGATTTAAGGGTGATTAAACCATTTTTTGCAAGTAATAATAAAGCTCTTCCTTCATTAGTTGCATCATTAGGAATAACAACCTTATCACCGGATTTAAATTCTGATAATTGTTTTTTAGAATAAAAACCCATTGGTTCAACATGAATTTTAGCAACGGCAATTAAATCGGTATATCCTTTATTTTTTGAAAATTCTTCTAAATAGGGAATATGTTGAAAATAATTAGCATCAATCTGTTCTTCTTCTAACGCGATATTAGGCTGTACATAATCATTAAAAACAACAATATCTAATTTATATCCCGTTTCCTTTTCAAAATCATTTTTAACAAATTCTAGAATTTCAGCGTGCGGAATAGCTGTAGCTCCGATTTTAAAAACTTTCTCTTTTTCACTACATCCCATCAATACCAATAAAATTCCTACCAGAATAAATACCACTTTTTTCATAAAAAACCACCTCCATAAAAAATATTAAAAAAAAGAAGGCCGATTATTTCTAATCGGCCTTCTCAATTAAAACCACTCAGCACGAAAACAGTGTGGCATTAATCTTCATTAGAGAAGACCGCAAATGCCACATCATCATCATATTTACTTTATATAAAAATTCAAATGTTGAAAAATTTTTCATAAAATCACCTCTGTAATTTTTTACGATTTTAACATAAATAAAGTCAAATGTCAAGACTTTTTTTAATACAAAAATAAAAACTCCCGACATAAGTCGGGAGTTTTTTGGAGGCAACGGTGGGATTTGAACCCACGAATAGCGATTTTGCAGACCGCCGCCTTAGACCCCTTGGCTACGTTGCCTTAACCGTGAATAATTATACCACAAATATTATTAAGTTATATAGAAGAAAACATAAAATTTACTTAAATTTATTTTTCTCTGTTTCTATAAAACATTTGAATTCCTATTTCGTCCATCATTCTATTTTCTTCCCTTTGAAATTCAACCTTAAATTCTTCAAATTTCCTTTCTTTCAGTTTTTCGAGGATTATCCTATCTTTTCTTTTTTCTAAATAAATCTGTCTTTTTTCTTCTTCAAGTGCAACTTTTTGTCTGTAAATTTCTCCTAATTTTATTTTTTCTTCTTCAAGTGCTTCTAAATAACTTCTCCATTGTATTACCTCTTGAATAGTTAAAGTTTTCTCTGAAAGCATTTTTATGAATTTTTCGTTTTCATTTTTTATTTTTTCATTTATAGCAATCAAATCTTCTTCTGCC
This is a stretch of genomic DNA from Marinitoga piezophila KA3. It encodes these proteins:
- a CDS encoding MetQ/NlpA family ABC transporter substrate-binding protein, whose translation is MKKVVFILVGILLVLMGCSEKEKVFKIGATAIPHAEILEFVKNDFEKETGYKLDIVVFNDYVQPNIALEEEQIDANYFQHIPYLEEFSKNKGYTDLIAVAKIHVEPMGFYSKKQLSEFKSGDKVVIPNDATNEGRALLLLAKNGLITLKSTNSLKVTITDIKDNKYNLNFVELDAAYLPRTYKEDNTVVGAVINTNYAIENGLNPLQDAIFIEDANSPYANIIAVKEKNKNNKQLKKLIELLQSQKVKEFILEKYNGAVVPVF
- the fliJ gene encoding flagellar export protein FliJ, with product MRFRFNLERLKNLRERLEEDAKRIFLEATANRIKAEEDLIAINEKIKNENEKFIKMLSEKTLTIQEVIQWRSYLEALEEEKIKLGEIYRQKVALEEEKRQIYLEKRKDRIILEKLKERKFEEFKVEFQREENRMMDEIGIQMFYRNREK